The Cyanobacteria bacterium GSL.Bin1 DNA segment GCAGTTAGAGAATAGTAATCCCAACGGAGACCCGGAATGATCGAAAACTGACCAATTTCGATTTCATCTTGAACATAAAGGGCTAAACGAAAGGTATCGGTATCAGGAAAAGTCTTGTTGGGAAATTCTTCGCCAGCGACAAACTTGGTAATACTACCATCAGTTAAATCAATAATGCTGCTATCGCGAGGACGAGAGGTTTGGGTATTATAAATTTCTGCGCCATAGACTAAACGATGATCCGAATTTCCGATCGCGAAGTTACTTTCTAGTTGTAAATCACCCCCAAACACCTCCTGTTTAAATTCATTATTATCAATCCGTTCAATGGGAGTATTAATGGGAGGAACCGTTGGTTGCTGAATCCCGATTGAGGTTTTTTCTTCTTCAATTCTGGAATTTTGAAAATAGAGATTCACATTCGCTTTTTGTAGCCAGCTTGCATTGTCGTTATCATAAGCATAAGTTAAGCTAACGCGATCGCGCTTTCTGGTATCTTCTGCTTCTACTTCTTCTCGTTGGAAAAATACAGGGGGTCCGCTAAAATCAAGAGGAGTTCTCCCCACCTCATTAATTAATGTTGTATCTGTGTCGCTATTAAGCACTTCTCCTGTTAATTTGAGGCTGTTACTTTCATTCAAATTGTAAACCAGTTTGGTGAGAATATTAAATTCATCAATATCTTGGGGATTATTTTCAATTTCACCAAAGTTTTTAAACTCAGAATCATTAGTAATTGTGATTGCAGAAGAGGCTTCTATGGTTCCGGTTTCATCTTCTACAGCCAAAACGCCTGTCGTTGTATTCCCTTCATTATCACTGCCATAATTACTACTAAAGCTCGTGTAAATTGAGTCTCCAAAGATATTAAGATAATCTTCTGGATCTTTAGTAATAAAAGAAACCACACCCCCAATTGCATCACTTCCATATAAGGCGGAAGCGGGTCCTTTTATAATTTCTACTCGTTCAATGGTTTCTAAGTTAAAAAAGTCTCTCCCGCGACCGACATAATTATCCGCCGTGCGAATCCCATCAATTTGAATTAAAACCCGATTCCCATCAATTCCACGAATATTAAAGCCCTGATTGCCAAAACGATTGGGATTTCTCCCTACAGAAACCCCAGGTTCATAACGAACTAAATCTCGGATGCTTCGCATCACTTGTTGTTCAATCGCTTCTGATTCAATAATGACAATGGAAGCAGTAGAATCGAATACAAAACGAGGCGTTTTTGTTGCAGTAACGGTAATCTCTAAATCGACATCATCAATGTTGACATCTTCCTCAAAATCATAGTCTGACTCACATTCTCCGGTTTCGGGGTTTCTTTCTTCCTCATCTTCACAGGCTTCTTCGGCGTTATTTTGAGCAATAAAATGGGCGATAAAGGGATGATTCTCTAAGGGGCTAGCTTTTGCTGTATTTGCTAATAGAAAAAAGAAGAAAATAGTAGAAGCTCCCAAAACTCCCAAGTTTTCGCGATTGAGTTTATTTGGTTTTTGGAAAAGCGTTAAGAGACTAAAGATTTGATTGTGTTTCATAATGCTTCTTAAATGACAGTTGATAAATGGTTTTCTTCGCTGACCGCTAGGGGATAAATTTGTTGTCCCACTGGAGTATTAATAATGGCAACTTCTACCCCAAAGACGGCTCTTAAATTTTCGGGAGTTAATACAGTGTTGACTTCATCAACCGCGTAAAGTTTGCCTTGTTTCAGTAACGCCAACCGGTCACTGTAACGACTGGCAAGATTAATTTCATGTAACACTGTGATAATGGTTAAGCCTTGCTGATTGAGCTTTTTTAATAGCTCCAAAAGTTGCAATTGGTAATGCAAATCTAAATAAGTGGTCGGTTCATCTAAGAGTAAGATTTTGGGATTTTGGGCTAAGGCTAAAGCAAGAAAGGCTCGTTGTCTTTCTCCTCCCGAAAGGTTTTCCACTGCGCGATCGCGCATGGAGTCCAAAGCCGTTTCCGCGATGGCTTTTTCCACCTGTTTCTTATCTTCTGTTTGTAAATCCCATTGATACCAAGACTGATGGGGGGTTCTCCCTAAACTGACGAATTGTTCAACCGTTAATCCTCTGGGAATCGCTTGCTGTTGCGGTAAAATCGCCAGCGATCGCGCTACTACTGAAGGGGGTAATTTATGGACGGATTTCCCATCTAAGAGCACGGTTCCGCTAACAGGGGTGAGAATGCGAGATAATAGTTTAATTAGCGTAGATTTTCCAGAACCATTCGCACCAATTAAACTTAACCATTCCCCTGAATGCAGTTCTAAATTGACATTTTCTAAAATGAGTTTGGAACCGTAACCTCCGCTGAGGTGATAACTATTTAAGGGCATAAAATTAACCTCAAAACGAACGACGATACAGCAGCCAAACAAATAAAGGCGACCCAATCAGCGCGGTAACAGCGCCCACCGGTAACTCCACCGCACCCATGCGAGAAAGTAAATCGGCTAAAGATAGCACGATCGCGCCACCTACCGCAGAAAGGGGAATTAACAGGCGATAATCGTTGTTTCCTAACAGGAATCTCATCCCATGGGGAACTAATAAACCGATAAACCCGATTAACCCTGCGATACTCACTGCACTCGCAGCCAGCAGGGTTGCTGTCCCGCCGATTAATAAGCGCGATCGCGCTAGAGAGACTCCTAAGCCCACTGCTAACTCATCTCCTAGATTTAAAACATTAAGCGAACGAGATAATAGACAAGCGATGATTAACGCAATGAAAATGTAAGGGGCAGATAGGGTTAATTCCGACCAACCCCGTCCATTGAGACTTCCCACAATCCAATTCAGCGCCTTTTGAATGCGTCCATCCTCCGATAACAGCAGCAATGTTGTTTGAATTGCCCCAAACAGGGAAGAAACTGCCACACCGCCTAAAATTAGACGTTCCACTCGAATGTCGTTACCACTTCGCGCTAAGAGATAGACGAGGCTGGTGGTGAAGATAGCGCCGACCCAAGCTGCAATGGGGATCAGAAAAAGAAACTGATTTAATGTGATTAAAACCACAACTACTAACCCTGCTCCAGCAGAAATTCCCAACAGAAAGGGCGTTGCCAAAGCATTGCGCAGCATTCCCTGCAATAAGGCGCCTGAGGTTCCTAAGGCTGCACCAACCGTAAATGCCGCTAAAACACGGGGTAATCGTAATTGCCAAATAATAATTTGATGCGTTTGATCGCCTTGTTGTAATAGGGCTTGCCATACCTCACGATAGGTGAAAGAGACGGAACCAATAGAGAGAGATAATGCCAAAGTTAGCAACACCCCCAAACTAATGAAAGCTATTGTTAGTTGGGAACGATTGATTTTTGGCAAATAATTCGCTAAAACTCCTTTATTAAGAGAATTTTTCATCACATTAGCTTACTGATGGCACTCAAAAAAAGATATTTATTTATTAACAATTTAAAGCAATAATAAATCGACTATACTTTTATTGATAAAGTTTGTCAATCAAAATCGAGATTTATTCTGATTGCTGGATTTGAAAGAATCGGGATAAAACTTTATCAATTCTGAAATACAAGGATTTTTTTTGTTTTCTGGTTGCTTGACTTTCCTCAACAATTCTTTTAATGTGGAATCGTTAACTTATAGGAATTCTTAATTAAACAGGAGAATGGCTCTATCTCAGTTTTCGATTGAGCAACGGTATCAACAGCAGCGATCGCGCCAGCGTTTGCTCGTATTTAGTATTTTTAGTTCTCTCCTGCTCCATAGCGGGCTGAGTCTAGTGGAATGGAACGTTGATCCCAAAGAAGCTTCAAAAGATACAGAAGAGCCAATCGAGTTAATTGTTTTAGAAAAACCGAAACCCAAAACCCAACCTGAAGCGAAAACTGACGCCGAATCCCAATCAGAAGCTAGCCAACCCTCATCTTCTAGTTCTTCTGATTCTTCTCAATCACAAGAGAGTGGCGGTGTGGCTGCTCAGCCTCAGCCACAACCTGAGCCCAAGCCACAAGTTACTGCTCAACCCGAACCGAAGCCAGAGCCACAACCTGAGCCCAAGCCACAAGTTACAGCTCAACCCGAACCGAAGCCAGAGCCACAACCTGAGCCCAAGCCACAAGTTACAGCTCAACCCGA contains these protein-coding regions:
- a CDS encoding TonB-dependent hemoglobin/transferrin/lactoferrin family receptor → MKHNQIFSLLTLFQKPNKLNRENLGVLGASTIFFFFLLANTAKASPLENHPFIAHFIAQNNAEEACEDEEERNPETGECESDYDFEEDVNIDDVDLEITVTATKTPRFVFDSTASIVIIESEAIEQQVMRSIRDLVRYEPGVSVGRNPNRFGNQGFNIRGIDGNRVLIQIDGIRTADNYVGRGRDFFNLETIERVEIIKGPASALYGSDAIGGVVSFITKDPEDYLNIFGDSIYTSFSSNYGSDNEGNTTTGVLAVEDETGTIEASSAITITNDSEFKNFGEIENNPQDIDEFNILTKLVYNLNESNSLKLTGEVLNSDTDTTLINEVGRTPLDFSGPPVFFQREEVEAEDTRKRDRVSLTYAYDNDNASWLQKANVNLYFQNSRIEEEKTSIGIQQPTVPPINTPIERIDNNEFKQEVFGGDLQLESNFAIGNSDHRLVYGAEIYNTQTSRPRDSSIIDLTDGSITKFVAGEEFPNKTFPDTDTFRLALYVQDEIEIGQFSIIPGLRWDYYSLTANEDDDFARINVNNFEVEDVNESAFSPKLGIVYKATPELAFYGQYARGFRSPPYDDANIGFTNFAFEYTVLPNGDLEPETSDSFEVGIRGAYPKINFTLAGFYNDYDNFIDTVGLGPRPSDGFLQFQSQNIDQAEIYGFEAKLEYFLTGNKNNGLSLIGNIAWAEGNNTSGDESVPLNSINPLEAVVGLRYRAAENRWGTELIATIVGEKTRIDGDDLFAPDGYTIVDLIGYYNISDPLSINLGLFNLFNEKYFIWSDVEGRTNDDEDLERFAQPGFNVAASVRFRF
- a CDS encoding ATP-binding cassette domain-containing protein — translated: MPLNSYHLSGGYGSKLILENVNLELHSGEWLSLIGANGSGKSTLIKLLSRILTPVSGTVLLDGKSVHKLPPSVVARSLAILPQQQAIPRGLTVEQFVSLGRTPHQSWYQWDLQTEDKKQVEKAIAETALDSMRDRAVENLSGGERQRAFLALALAQNPKILLLDEPTTYLDLHYQLQLLELLKKLNQQGLTIITVLHEINLASRYSDRLALLKQGKLYAVDEVNTVLTPENLRAVFGVEVAIINTPVGQQIYPLAVSEENHLSTVI
- a CDS encoding iron chelate uptake ABC transporter family permease subunit — translated: MKNSLNKGVLANYLPKINRSQLTIAFISLGVLLTLALSLSIGSVSFTYREVWQALLQQGDQTHQIIIWQLRLPRVLAAFTVGAALGTSGALLQGMLRNALATPFLLGISAGAGLVVVVLITLNQFLFLIPIAAWVGAIFTTSLVYLLARSGNDIRVERLILGGVAVSSLFGAIQTTLLLLSEDGRIQKALNWIVGSLNGRGWSELTLSAPYIFIALIIACLLSRSLNVLNLGDELAVGLGVSLARSRLLIGGTATLLAASAVSIAGLIGFIGLLVPHGMRFLLGNNDYRLLIPLSAVGGAIVLSLADLLSRMGAVELPVGAVTALIGSPLFVWLLYRRSF